The Gemmatimonas aurantiaca T-27 DNA segment CGTCGGCAGCGGCGATGACACCGATCGTGGCACCAATGGGGCTGGTGGTGCCCTCTTCGACGAGACGGGCACGCAGGATGCCGTCGCCGCGCGCGACGAGCTCCATGATGGCCTTGTCGGTTTCGACTTCGGCCAACGTGTCGCCGGACTTCACGGCATCACCGACGTTCTTGACCCACTTCACCAGGCGCCCTTCTTCCATCGTGGGAGAGAGCGCCTCCATCATCACTTTTGTCGCCATGTGGCCGCCTGGTCAGTCGATGTAAAGAACCTGTTTGACCGCCGCGATCGTCTTCGGCAGATCGGGCTTTGCTGCCTTCTCGAGACTCTTGGTATACGGCATGGGCGCATCGGCCTGGTGCACGCGGACAACGGGCGCATCGAGGTCGTCGAAGCAGTACCGCTGCACATAGTCCACCACCTGCGCACCAACGCCGCAGATTTCCCAGCCTTCTTCCAGCACCACCGCACGATTGGTCTTCTTCACCGAAGCCGTGATGGCGTCCACGTCCATCGGGCGGATGGTGCGCAGGTCCACCACATCGCAGCGGATGCCGTCTTTCGCGAGCTGGTCAGCGGCCTGCATGGCCACCAGCACCATCTTGCCATGCGTGATAATGGAGCAGTGATCACCTTCCCGCTTGAGCTCTGCCTTGCCGAGCGGAATGATGTACTCCTCCTCGGGCACTTCGCCCTTGGTGTTGTACAGCATTTCGCCTTCAAGGAAGCACACCGGGTTGTCATCGCGGATAGCGGCCTTGAGCAGTCCCTTGGCGTCGTACGGTGTGCCGGGGGCCACCACCTTGAGCCCGGGGATGTGGGCCAGCCACGACTCCCACGCCTGCGAGTGCTGCGCGCCAAGCTGCAGCGCCGCGCCATTGGGGCCACGGAACACCATGGGCATCGGGAACTGGCCACCCGACATGTACAACAGCTTCGCCGCGGCGTTCACCACCTGGTCGATGGCGAGCAGCGCGAAGTTCCACGTCATGAACTCGATGATCGGGCGCAGGCCTGCCATCGCGGCGCCCACACCCACACCGGCAAATCCCAACTCGGTGATCGGCGTATCCACGACACGCATTTCACCGAATTCCTGCAGCAGTCCCTTCGACACCTTGTAGGCGCCCTGATACACGGCGACTTCTTCGCCCATCAGGAACACACGGTCGTCGCGGTGCATCTCTTCGCGCAGCGCCTGATTGAGCGCTTCGCGGTACGTAATGATGGCCATGGTCGTTGGCGCCCTCAGCTCGTGGTTTCGACGAGGATGTCTTCCATGAGCGCCTCGAGGGGCAACTCCGGGCTCGCTTCCGCGAAGTCGATGCTATCCTGCACCAGCTTCTTGATCTCTTCGTCCATCGCCGTGATTTCGTCGGCGGTGATCTCTCCGGCGTCTTCCATGCGCTGGCGATGCAGCACGATGGGATCACGCTTGAGGTACTGTTCGAGTTCTTCCTTCGTGCGGTAGGTGCCGCTCACCGCGTCGGACATGGAGTGACCCATGAAGCGATAGGTGCGGATCTCGAGCAGCGTGGGCATGCTCTCCTTGCGGGCGCGCTCGATGGACTCGGCCATCGCCTTGCGCACCGCCAGCACATCCTGACCGTCGACCACGTCACGCGGCATGTCGTACGACGCGCCACGCTTGTAGATGTCGTGAATGGACGACGCACGCTCCAGCGCGGTGCCCATGCCATACCGATTGTTTTCGATGATGAACACGCAGGGCAGCTTCCAGAGTGCGGCCATGTTCAGCGCTTCGTGGAACGCCCCGGTGTTGACCACCGACTCGCCCATGAAGCAGGCGATGACCTGATCGCCGCCCCGATACTTGATGGCGAAGCCGACACCGGCCGCCATGGGCACATGCCCACCGACGATGCCGTGTCCGCCGAGGAAGCCGAGCTGCTTGTCGAACATGTGCATCGAGCCGCCCTTGCCCTTCGCGCAGCCGTCCTGGCGGCCGAAGAGTTCGGACATCACGGCGCGCGGTGTCATGCCCCGGGCGAGCGCCTGCCCATGATCACGGTAGGTCGTGATGATGTAGTCGTCGGAGCGGAGCTGCGCGATCACGCCGGTCGAGACGGCTTCCTGACCGATGTAGAGGTGGCAGAAACCACCGATACGGCCAATGGCATACATCTCGGCGCAACGCTCTTCGAATCGGCGCTGCAACAGCATCGAGTACAGCAGTTCCCGGTGCAGCGTGCGCTGATCGGTGCGTGCCGCCGAAGCGGTGCTCTCCGATTTGGAGGACACCGCGGTGTCCGATTTTTTCTTGGCGGGCATCTGGAGAAGCCGTCGTGGAGGGAAGGAGGCGCGTGAGCGGTGTCAGGCCAGCGAGGCGGCCTGCACCTGCTCCCACGCGTGATAGCTGGAGCGCACGAGGGGGCCGCTTTCGACATGGCGGAAGCCCAGTTGCATGCCGACCTCGTAGAACCAGCGGAACTCTTCCGGCTTCACATAGCGGTCGAGTTCGATGTGGGAGTCCGACGGGCGCAGGTACTGGCCCAACGTCAGGATGTCGACGTCGACCGAGCGCAGGTCTTTCATGACTTCCACGACTTCTTCGTTCGTCTCGCCGAGTCCGAGAATGATGCCCGTCTTGGTGGGGATATCGGGCGCGATCCGCTTGGCGATGCGGAAGATCTCGAGGAGACGCGGGTACCGACCGCCTGGACGTGCCTTCTTGTAGAGGCGCGGGACGGTTTCGGTGTTGTGGTTGTAGATGTCCGGGCGTGCTTCGAGCACGGCTCGGATGGAGTCCTCGTTGCCCTGGAAATCGGGCACGAGCACTTCCACGGAGCATCCGGGCAGGCGCTGGCGGATCTGCCGGATGGTTTCGGCAAAGATGTACGCACCAAAATCGGGCAGGTCGTCGCGGTCGACGGACGTGATGACCGCGTGGCGAAGATTGAGTTCACCGATCGCCTGCGCGACGCGGGACGGTTCCTCGATATCGTACGCCGGGGGACGCCCATGCGAGACGGCGCAGTAGGCGCAATTCCGCGTACAGACGCTGCCCAGAATCATGAACGTGGCCGTACCGTGTTCCCAACATTCCCCGATATTCGGGCAACGTGCTTCTTCGCACACCGAATGCAGGTTGAGTTCCCGCATGAGGTGCTTGAGGCGGATGTAATTGTCTCCGCCGGGCGCCTTCACCTTGAGCCACTGCGGCTTCCGCTCGGGGAGCGGATCGCGGCGGTGGCGCCCCATGATCTGAACGAGTTGCTCGGCCATACCTTGCCAGCGTGTGGCCCGCGGGGTCCAGTCGGACCTGGCGGGGCGTGAACTGGGGAAGCTAGTCCCCGGTGCTCTCCGGGGAAACAGCAAGGTAACCATTAAACGGCAAATAGCCGGAATTCATAGTGCCGGAAACCTAACGCCGGGGCTGTGCGTAATGAGAACGAACATTACTTCGCGCTGAGGCGCTCATGCTTCGCACTCTGTTTACGGTTGGTCTTATCGCGCTCGTGGGCCTGGTGGCCCTCAAGCTGGTGTTTGGGTTGCTCGGGCCGCTGGTGGCGCTGTTGTTCGCGTTGCTCTGGCTGGCCGTGCGCATCCTGCTCGTGGGCGCGGTCGTGTACTTCGTGATCCGGATCGTCAGTCCGGCCACGGCGGAACGCATTGAAAAGGCGGTGCGAGGCTAAGCCTCGCACCGCCCCGGGCCTTTTCGCCCGACCTGCTGCACCGCTTCAGTCGTCGCCGTCGGGCGCATCACTTTCTGCCGCGCCGTCGCCCCGCTCGCGTCGCCCACGCGAGCGGCGCGCGCCCCCACGTCGACCCCGACGTCCTCTGCGGCGCGGGCGGGCTGAAGCCTCTTCGTCAAACTCGTCCGAGACCTCGTCCGCCAGATCGTCCGGCGTTTCGAT contains these protein-coding regions:
- the lipA gene encoding lipoyl synthase, whose product is MAEQLVQIMGRHRRDPLPERKPQWLKVKAPGGDNYIRLKHLMRELNLHSVCEEARCPNIGECWEHGTATFMILGSVCTRNCAYCAVSHGRPPAYDIEEPSRVAQAIGELNLRHAVITSVDRDDLPDFGAYIFAETIRQIRQRLPGCSVEVLVPDFQGNEDSIRAVLEARPDIYNHNTETVPRLYKKARPGGRYPRLLEIFRIAKRIAPDIPTKTGIILGLGETNEEVVEVMKDLRSVDVDILTLGQYLRPSDSHIELDRYVKPEEFRWFYEVGMQLGFRHVESGPLVRSSYHAWEQVQAASLA
- a CDS encoding pyruvate dehydrogenase complex E1 component subunit beta, with translation MAIITYREALNQALREEMHRDDRVFLMGEEVAVYQGAYKVSKGLLQEFGEMRVVDTPITELGFAGVGVGAAMAGLRPIIEFMTWNFALLAIDQVVNAAAKLLYMSGGQFPMPMVFRGPNGAALQLGAQHSQAWESWLAHIPGLKVVAPGTPYDAKGLLKAAIRDDNPVCFLEGEMLYNTKGEVPEEEYIIPLGKAELKREGDHCSIITHGKMVLVAMQAADQLAKDGIRCDVVDLRTIRPMDVDAITASVKKTNRAVVLEEGWEICGVGAQVVDYVQRYCFDDLDAPVVRVHQADAPMPYTKSLEKAAKPDLPKTIAAVKQVLYID
- the pdhA gene encoding pyruvate dehydrogenase (acetyl-transferring) E1 component subunit alpha — protein: MSSKSESTASAARTDQRTLHRELLYSMLLQRRFEERCAEMYAIGRIGGFCHLYIGQEAVSTGVIAQLRSDDYIITTYRDHGQALARGMTPRAVMSELFGRQDGCAKGKGGSMHMFDKQLGFLGGHGIVGGHVPMAAGVGFAIKYRGGDQVIACFMGESVVNTGAFHEALNMAALWKLPCVFIIENNRYGMGTALERASSIHDIYKRGASYDMPRDVVDGQDVLAVRKAMAESIERARKESMPTLLEIRTYRFMGHSMSDAVSGTYRTKEELEQYLKRDPIVLHRQRMEDAGEITADEITAMDEEIKKLVQDSIDFAEASPELPLEALMEDILVETTS